The following are encoded together in the Spiroplasma apis B31 genome:
- the mgtA gene encoding magnesium-translocating P-type ATPase, with the protein MKNEIKNNNKKNTAKNMSNELAVFSNVSSKEVLKKFNISRFGLNDDEVEELATKYGENKLDAKRFNVFNAFVKSFLSPFNLILIVIDSFSFYQYFSDSGSEIFDLFGALLVLFMIVLSGTITFFQEVRSFLVIKKMKYDSKQTCKVIRNTEFNVQTIDNANSIKLIKEAHNIITEELVPGDLIYLSNGDLIPADVRIVWSNNLYLNQAALTGESFPVQKKDTNINTNYLEYENICYTGTDVVSGSALAIVVATAKNTYFSTINDKITEKRPKSSFDKGIRKITFLLIAFMLAVTPIVLLVFGLRPIGDGKWLNAALFSLSIAVGLTPEMLPIIVTSNLTRGYSKIKKHNVLVKNLNAVQNMGAIDILCTDKTGTITNGEIILEKVLDVTNQRNEKLNRILYLNSYFQSGFQNPTDNAVLLSNLIDKPNVEEYVKEWEVPFDFKRKMLSVILSKKEQKEIFTKGAIEEVLKICDRIAVNGVIEPLTDDYREKIVSKAKALNEDGFRVIGVAHNELEDEDIEEDLIFYGFATFFDEPKTTSKKIIKNLKNKGIDAKVLTGDSEVITRAICKKVDFKITKLFSGKEIEEMNESQLAKAAREGNVFVKLSPLHKSMIIKALKDQGHVVGFMGDGINDAPVLRESDVAISFANASNIAQDAADIILMDDSLLPIEIAVHEGRVSLANILKYIKVTIASNFGNVLSVLVALFITVVSPMQPIHLLLQNLLYDIVMFAFIFDKVDKKFTDNPRPLRTKNIIWFTLINGPVSSIFDILTFIVLLYGFQSYIGIKPGINVDPDSFDASSTSRFNASWFVVGLMTQTAVMQMYRTEKLPFIQSNASWQVNASTIFVCGMAILVPYSPINRLVKMEQPPLVFLPVALSFVLCYIMLAQLVKTLYIKRFKEWL; encoded by the coding sequence ATGAAAAACGAAATTAAAAATAATAATAAAAAAAATACAGCTAAAAATATGAGCAATGAACTAGCTGTTTTCTCAAATGTATCTTCTAAAGAGGTTTTAAAAAAGTTTAACATTTCAAGATTTGGTTTAAATGACGACGAAGTTGAAGAACTTGCAACTAAATATGGGGAAAACAAACTTGATGCTAAACGTTTTAATGTTTTCAACGCATTTGTTAAATCTTTTTTAAGCCCTTTTAACTTAATTTTAATAGTTATTGACTCGTTTAGCTTTTATCAATATTTTTCAGATAGTGGGTCAGAAATATTCGATCTTTTCGGAGCTTTATTGGTACTATTTATGATTGTTCTAAGTGGAACAATCACATTTTTTCAAGAAGTTAGATCATTTCTTGTCATTAAAAAAATGAAATACGATAGTAAGCAAACATGTAAAGTAATAAGAAATACAGAGTTTAATGTGCAAACAATTGATAATGCCAACTCTATCAAGTTGATCAAAGAAGCACATAATATCATTACAGAAGAACTTGTCCCTGGTGATTTGATTTATCTATCAAACGGTGACTTAATACCAGCAGATGTAAGAATTGTTTGATCTAATAACTTATATCTTAATCAAGCTGCATTAACAGGAGAATCATTTCCTGTGCAAAAAAAAGATACAAATATCAACACAAATTATTTGGAGTATGAAAATATTTGTTATACAGGAACAGATGTAGTTTCAGGTTCAGCATTAGCGATCGTTGTGGCGACAGCAAAAAACACATACTTTTCTACAATAAATGACAAAATAACAGAAAAAAGACCAAAGAGTTCATTTGATAAAGGTATTCGTAAAATAACATTTTTATTGATTGCTTTTATGCTTGCAGTTACTCCAATTGTTTTATTAGTTTTTGGTCTAAGACCTATTGGAGATGGCAAATGATTAAATGCAGCATTATTCTCTTTATCGATAGCAGTTGGACTTACTCCAGAAATGTTACCCATTATTGTTACCTCAAATCTTACTAGAGGTTACTCTAAAATCAAAAAACACAATGTTTTAGTTAAAAACTTAAATGCTGTACAAAACATGGGTGCCATTGATATACTTTGTACCGATAAAACAGGTACTATAACAAATGGTGAAATCATATTGGAAAAAGTATTGGATGTTACAAATCAACGTAATGAAAAATTAAATAGAATTTTGTATTTAAATAGCTACTTCCAATCTGGATTTCAAAATCCAACAGATAATGCTGTATTATTATCAAACTTAATCGATAAACCCAATGTTGAAGAGTATGTTAAAGAATGAGAAGTTCCATTTGACTTTAAAAGAAAAATGTTATCTGTAATTCTTTCTAAAAAAGAACAAAAGGAAATATTCACTAAGGGCGCAATTGAAGAAGTTTTAAAAATTTGTGACAGAATAGCTGTGAATGGTGTAATTGAACCATTAACAGATGATTACAGAGAAAAAATAGTAAGTAAAGCAAAGGCTTTAAATGAAGATGGATTTAGAGTTATAGGTGTAGCTCACAATGAGTTAGAGGACGAAGACATAGAAGAAGATTTGATATTTTATGGTTTCGCTACTTTCTTCGATGAACCAAAAACCACTTCAAAAAAAATTATAAAAAACTTAAAAAATAAAGGAATCGATGCAAAAGTTCTTACTGGTGATAGTGAAGTTATCACAAGAGCAATTTGTAAAAAGGTCGACTTTAAAATAACAAAACTTTTCTCTGGAAAAGAAATTGAAGAAATGAATGAATCTCAACTTGCTAAGGCGGCACGAGAAGGAAACGTTTTCGTCAAACTGAGTCCTTTACACAAGTCTATGATAATCAAAGCATTAAAAGATCAAGGTCACGTAGTTGGTTTCATGGGTGATGGGATAAATGATGCGCCTGTTCTTAGAGAGTCTGATGTTGCAATATCATTTGCAAATGCTTCAAACATTGCTCAAGATGCAGCAGACATCATATTGATGGATGACTCTTTATTACCAATAGAAATAGCAGTTCATGAAGGAAGAGTTTCGCTAGCTAACATTCTAAAATACATAAAAGTTACAATTGCTTCAAATTTTGGAAATGTTCTAAGTGTATTGGTGGCATTATTCATAACTGTTGTTTCACCAATGCAACCAATTCACTTACTTCTTCAAAATCTTTTATATGATATAGTTATGTTTGCATTTATTTTTGATAAAGTAGACAAAAAGTTTACTGATAATCCACGACCACTTAGAACAAAAAATATCATATGGTTTACTTTAATAAACGGTCCGGTAAGTTCTATATTTGATATACTAACGTTCATTGTTTTACTTTACGGATTCCAAAGTTATATTGGAATAAAACCTGGAATAAATGTTGACCCAGATAGTTTTGATGCCAGCTCTACTAGTCGCTTTAATGCATCTTGGTTCGTAGTCGGTTTAATGACGCAAACTGCAGTTATGCAAATGTATCGAACAGAGAAATTACCATTTATTCAATCGAATGCATCATGACAAGTGAATGCATCTACAATATTTGTTTGTGGTATGGCTATATTAGTCCCATACTCACCAATAAATAGACTTGTTAAAATGGAACAACCACCATTGGTATTTTTACCGGTTGCTTTGTCATTTGTCTTATGTTACATAATGCTAGCACAATTGGTAAAAACACTTTATATAAAAAGATTTAAAGAATGATTATAA
- the leuS gene encoding leucine--tRNA ligase, which yields MEYSHKKIEKKWQKFWEDNQTYVTTNHNDKKAYILDMFPYPSGSGLHVGHPKGYTATDAFARLRRLQGYDVLHPIGWDAFGLPAEQYALKTGNDPREFTEKNIIIFRNQLKKLGFSYDYNKEVNTSHPNYYKVTQWIFQQLYKKGLAEIKDANVNWCEGLGTVLANEEVLLENGKMISEVGGFEVVKRPMKQWVLKITKYADRLLEGLDELDWPNSVKELQKNWIGKSNGTIINFPVVGLNKTISVFTTRADTIFGVSYIVLAPENKIVLDVTTDDNLEIVQDYIKSTQMKTDVERQDDSKEKNGVFTGSYAINPITKENVPIWIADYVLNDYATGSVMAVPAHDERDWKFATKYDLPIKFVLETKDMSKPFVGESIHINSEFLNGMNRIKALECINEKITNQNMGTLTTNYKLRDWLFSRQRFYGEPFPLVFLENGDVALIDEKDLPLTLPKTDYIKPSKTGESPLANLSEWVNIEYNGMKAKRETNTMPQWAGSCWYYLAYILTSSPNNLVDITSEEAMNLFKKWLPVDLYIGGQEHAVLHLLYARFWHQVLFDLNIVPTKEPFHKLINQGMILADNGEKMSKSKGNVINPDDIIESHGADTLRLYELFMGPLEASLPWSFKGLDGSRKWLDRVYRMIEKVVLVDNHENQNLDFVYNDVVKKVTQMVEECKFNTAISQLMVFVNAVYKEEKPVYKKYVEGFLIMLSLFAPHLAEELWEKIGNSPSVCLQKWPTYDETKLVSSTVVIAIQVNGKLKTTMEVSKGTAKDEVLKRAKELEQVAKNLNGKTILKEIVVLDKIVNFVIK from the coding sequence ATGGAATACTCACATAAAAAAATAGAAAAAAAATGACAAAAGTTCTGAGAAGATAATCAAACATATGTAACGACAAATCATAATGATAAAAAAGCTTACATTTTAGATATGTTTCCTTATCCTAGTGGTTCAGGATTACATGTTGGACATCCCAAAGGTTATACAGCTACTGATGCATTTGCTCGCTTAAGAAGACTACAAGGTTATGATGTATTACATCCAATCGGTTGAGACGCTTTTGGTTTACCTGCAGAACAATATGCATTGAAGACAGGAAATGATCCAAGAGAATTTACAGAAAAAAATATTATAATATTTAGAAATCAATTGAAAAAATTAGGTTTTAGTTACGATTATAATAAAGAAGTTAATACTAGTCATCCAAACTATTATAAGGTTACCCAATGAATCTTCCAACAATTATATAAAAAGGGCCTAGCAGAGATTAAAGATGCAAATGTAAACTGATGTGAAGGCCTTGGAACTGTTCTTGCTAATGAAGAAGTATTATTAGAGAACGGTAAGATGATATCTGAAGTTGGCGGATTTGAAGTAGTCAAAAGACCTATGAAGCAATGAGTTCTAAAAATAACCAAGTATGCTGATAGGCTACTTGAAGGCCTAGACGAATTGGATTGACCGAATTCAGTAAAAGAATTACAAAAAAATTGAATAGGAAAATCTAATGGAACAATAATAAATTTCCCTGTGGTTGGTTTGAACAAAACAATATCTGTATTTACAACAAGAGCAGACACTATTTTTGGTGTTTCGTATATTGTTTTAGCTCCTGAAAATAAAATAGTTTTAGATGTAACAACAGATGATAACTTAGAAATAGTTCAAGATTACATCAAAAGCACTCAAATGAAAACTGATGTGGAAAGACAAGATGATTCAAAAGAAAAAAATGGTGTCTTTACAGGAAGTTACGCAATAAACCCTATTACAAAAGAAAATGTTCCAATCTGAATAGCTGATTATGTGTTGAACGATTATGCAACAGGTTCAGTAATGGCAGTTCCTGCCCATGATGAGAGAGACTGAAAATTTGCAACAAAATATGATTTACCTATTAAATTTGTTTTAGAGACTAAGGATATGTCTAAACCTTTTGTTGGCGAGTCTATTCATATTAACTCGGAATTTTTAAATGGAATGAACAGAATCAAGGCACTTGAATGCATAAATGAAAAAATAACAAATCAAAACATGGGAACTCTAACAACTAACTATAAATTGCGAGATTGATTATTTTCTAGACAAAGATTTTATGGAGAACCTTTTCCTTTAGTATTTTTGGAAAATGGTGATGTTGCATTGATTGACGAAAAAGATTTACCTTTAACACTTCCTAAGACAGATTATATTAAACCTTCTAAAACGGGTGAGTCACCATTGGCAAATCTGAGTGAATGAGTTAATATAGAGTACAATGGAATGAAAGCTAAACGAGAGACAAATACAATGCCTCAATGAGCTGGTTCTTGTTGATACTATTTGGCATACATTTTAACTTCTAGTCCAAATAACCTAGTGGATATTACTAGTGAAGAAGCTATGAATTTATTTAAAAAATGATTACCTGTAGATCTTTACATTGGTGGACAAGAACATGCAGTACTTCACTTACTTTACGCTAGATTTTGACATCAAGTATTATTCGACCTAAATATAGTACCAACTAAAGAACCTTTTCATAAACTTATTAATCAAGGTATGATCTTGGCCGATAATGGCGAAAAGATGAGTAAATCGAAAGGAAATGTCATCAATCCAGACGATATTATTGAATCTCATGGTGCAGATACATTAAGACTTTATGAATTATTTATGGGGCCACTTGAAGCTTCCTTACCTTGAAGTTTCAAAGGCTTAGATGGTTCTAGAAAGTGATTAGATAGAGTTTATCGTATGATAGAAAAAGTGGTTTTAGTAGATAACCACGAAAATCAGAATTTAGATTTCGTATATAATGATGTTGTTAAAAAGGTCACACAAATGGTTGAAGAATGCAAATTCAACACTGCTATCTCGCAACTGATGGTGTTTGTTAATGCGGTTTATAAAGAAGAAAAACCCGTCTATAAGAAGTATGTAGAAGGGTTCTTGATTATGTTATCTCTATTTGCTCCTCATTTAGCTGAAGAGTTATGGGAAAAAATCGGGAATTCACCATCTGTGTGTTTGCAAAAATGACCAACATATGATGAGACCAAACTTGTATCATCAACAGTTGTGATTGCAATACAAGTCAATGGTAAACTTAAAACTACAATGGAGGTTTCTAAAGGAACTGCAAAAGATGAAGTTCTAAAAAGAGCAAAAGAATTAGAACAAGTTGCTAAAAACCTAAACGGGAAAACTATTTTAAAAGAAATAGTAGTTTTAGATAAAATAGTTAACTTCGTAATTAAATAA
- a CDS encoding AAA domain-containing protein → MQNMIKNNENKEIFLDFSFMQNVRFKENHSSLDEIIEKLEIQNVKTYQEFLSFLRNSIMKQGFICLVNDTTRKVNSKSNEDYVYDAIIRMELNTTSQEKLPKETYLGFFVNINPKAPVLTITSIFQTRLSNKAQDFETTIDEASIELIKYKNQFQTDELLRRNLLNSSTIENIGVLVSKFIETKNKWSNYLNFLTDLLSVQRKVALPFLNLSWSRVVKVEKKEFTDDLNSFIVSKTKNKNYFYLSLDSMTLLENKNIYFDVVDLVTIDLLTNNLDKVNNFKVMESLALIPLVNNRALPSLSEFQRDPEVLFDFELDKNKDSKELLSLSELVAIDEKQINFVSYWEEKQNIFLGTRKDLKSILTKHANKLSEWFVLKVTFETDYFIETTNINEKNIIDTYKTGYLAYSGVGEEVLIERSKQVLKRIAEGNTKNPYLINYLFNTKLLELTESTNLQELENYKYELNQEQKEAVNKALNSKDVFILQGPPGTGKTQVICEIIYQLSQKNRKVLISSQNHEAIKNVVDRLPYEPNVNRLRLTNRLNTSSKAQNNFSPERVVYNYYKSIANSVFEYLRTESFSIEEFNNTIMELEKLINNSKGFHQLNNSIRALDIEITTMKSNVQTFKSKRNDLFRKKDKLKDELLNLKNFIELLSTKDFSMAIVISDKLKSLYEMKYQNLFDDFKWNNNLSFMISENFVRTLENICEEVLFSNDIYKEIAALKRDIYQNKKMGNLENVLKLESQISTLEKTLDEVSLIKEFNNFLFSLSKDLDFLKTDLEHELYEVEYSLADDSIINNQEVEINNLEVKLQKLYKSRTENNKELTSLLKKINNKFNLNLDLKNIDLEEILREELNSFSSELEAKQSKREELNEFYSLITSYLKDNYKIEDDFDSEVATNNFTVQMIQESKKYMPTLIKNIINVYAMTLTSSNLFKFNKNEQANKLGLEEISLKSIDVDVVIIDEASKATLLEILMPLIYGKTLILVGDYKQLPPIFKLQPSDVKTVNEQLGKDYDYYELMELLDQSAFKNLVGVNKKEITTLLRTQYRSHRKIMDIVNKFYDGFLKVEQNVSDQKEHNLIVLGNKNKEIINQNSSVYWIDSTYDENDEIFFEQREDNSTSIYNDLEVEITINMVSKLNESVKNLSLDKKPTLAIISFYGLHVKKIKNKLRNHKFKNIEIVVNTVDDFQGKEADYVIVNIVRNPAKLSSKSGREFLKKYERINVAFSRARELLIIVGSKRAVNDITVKIPKTSDPNIINTHEIYSSIIDKIEYDGSFLTLKDI, encoded by the coding sequence ATGCAAAATATGATAAAGAATAATGAAAATAAAGAGATATTTTTAGACTTTTCTTTTATGCAAAATGTACGCTTTAAAGAAAATCACAGCTCCTTGGATGAGATTATTGAAAAGCTTGAAATACAAAATGTAAAAACATATCAAGAGTTTTTATCTTTCTTGCGTAATTCAATAATGAAACAAGGTTTTATTTGTTTAGTGAATGATACTACAAGAAAAGTAAACTCAAAATCAAATGAAGATTATGTTTATGATGCGATAATCAGAATGGAACTAAATACAACTAGTCAAGAAAAGTTACCTAAGGAAACATACCTAGGTTTTTTTGTAAATATTAATCCAAAGGCACCTGTATTAACTATAACTTCTATATTTCAAACTAGACTTTCAAATAAAGCCCAAGACTTTGAAACTACAATCGACGAAGCATCGATAGAACTCATAAAATATAAAAACCAGTTTCAAACAGATGAACTACTAAGAAGGAATTTGTTAAACTCTAGCACTATAGAAAATATAGGTGTACTTGTTTCCAAGTTTATCGAAACTAAAAATAAATGATCAAATTATTTAAATTTCTTGACTGATTTATTAAGCGTTCAAAGAAAAGTGGCACTTCCATTTTTAAATTTAAGTTGAAGTAGAGTTGTTAAAGTTGAGAAAAAAGAATTTACTGATGACCTAAATTCTTTCATAGTATCTAAAACGAAAAACAAAAATTATTTTTATTTAAGTTTAGATTCTATGACGTTACTTGAGAATAAAAATATTTATTTTGATGTGGTTGATCTTGTTACAATAGATTTATTAACAAATAATTTAGATAAAGTGAATAATTTTAAAGTTATGGAAAGTTTAGCTCTTATACCCTTGGTTAATAATAGAGCTCTTCCTTCTTTGTCAGAGTTTCAAAGAGACCCAGAAGTTTTGTTTGATTTCGAGTTAGATAAAAATAAGGATAGTAAGGAACTTCTTTCGCTCTCAGAGTTGGTTGCAATAGATGAAAAACAAATAAATTTTGTTTCCTATTGAGAAGAAAAGCAAAATATTTTTTTAGGCACAAGAAAAGATTTGAAAAGTATTCTAACTAAGCATGCAAATAAATTATCTGAGTGATTTGTTTTAAAAGTAACTTTTGAAACTGATTATTTTATAGAGACTACAAACATTAATGAGAAAAACATTATTGATACATACAAAACAGGTTATTTAGCTTACTCTGGTGTAGGAGAAGAGGTTTTAATTGAGAGAAGTAAACAAGTATTAAAAAGAATAGCAGAGGGAAATACCAAGAACCCTTACTTGATAAATTACTTGTTTAACACAAAATTATTAGAGCTAACAGAGAGTACTAATTTACAAGAATTAGAAAATTACAAATATGAGCTTAACCAAGAACAAAAAGAAGCTGTTAACAAAGCCTTAAACTCTAAAGATGTTTTCATTTTACAAGGTCCGCCAGGTACTGGTAAAACCCAAGTTATATGTGAAATAATTTATCAATTATCCCAAAAAAATAGAAAAGTTTTGATTTCAAGTCAAAATCATGAAGCTATTAAGAATGTAGTTGATCGCCTGCCATATGAACCAAATGTGAATAGATTAAGACTTACTAATAGATTAAATACTTCATCTAAGGCGCAAAATAATTTCTCCCCAGAGAGAGTTGTGTACAACTATTATAAATCTATAGCAAACTCAGTTTTTGAATACTTGAGAACAGAAAGTTTCTCGATCGAAGAATTTAATAATACTATTATGGAGTTGGAAAAACTTATAAATAATAGTAAAGGTTTTCACCAATTAAATAATAGTATAAGAGCCTTAGATATAGAAATTACTACAATGAAATCTAATGTGCAAACATTTAAGTCTAAACGTAATGACTTGTTTAGAAAAAAAGATAAACTAAAAGATGAATTATTAAATTTAAAAAATTTTATAGAATTGCTGAGCACAAAAGATTTTAGTATGGCAATTGTAATAAGTGATAAATTAAAAAGTTTATATGAAATGAAGTATCAAAACTTATTCGATGACTTTAAGTGAAATAATAATTTAAGCTTTATGATTAGCGAGAATTTTGTTAGAACTTTAGAAAACATTTGTGAAGAAGTTTTATTTAGTAATGACATCTATAAAGAGATTGCAGCATTAAAAAGAGACATATACCAAAATAAAAAAATGGGTAATTTAGAGAATGTTTTAAAATTAGAAAGTCAGATATCCACACTTGAGAAAACTTTGGATGAAGTATCGTTAATAAAAGAATTTAATAACTTTCTTTTCTCCTTGAGCAAAGATTTAGATTTCTTAAAAACAGATCTAGAACATGAACTGTATGAAGTTGAATATTCTTTGGCTGATGATAGTATCATAAACAATCAAGAAGTTGAAATAAACAATTTAGAAGTAAAACTTCAAAAACTATATAAGTCACGAACTGAGAATAATAAAGAACTCACAAGTTTATTGAAAAAAATAAATAACAAGTTCAACTTGAACCTAGATTTAAAAAATATCGATTTAGAAGAAATTCTTAGAGAAGAGTTGAATAGTTTTTCTAGTGAGTTGGAAGCAAAACAAAGTAAAAGAGAAGAACTGAATGAGTTTTATTCCTTGATAACAAGTTATCTTAAAGATAATTACAAGATAGAAGATGATTTTGACAGTGAAGTGGCAACAAATAACTTTACAGTACAAATGATACAAGAATCAAAAAAATATATGCCTACGCTTATTAAAAATATTATAAATGTTTATGCGATGACTCTTACCTCATCAAACCTTTTCAAGTTTAATAAAAACGAGCAGGCAAATAAGTTAGGATTAGAAGAAATTAGTTTAAAGTCAATAGATGTGGATGTTGTTATTATTGATGAAGCTTCAAAAGCAACTTTATTAGAAATACTTATGCCATTAATTTATGGGAAAACATTAATACTTGTAGGTGATTATAAACAGTTACCTCCAATTTTTAAACTTCAACCAAGTGATGTTAAAACAGTTAATGAGCAACTGGGAAAAGATTACGATTATTATGAGTTGATGGAATTACTAGATCAATCCGCATTTAAAAACTTAGTTGGTGTTAATAAAAAAGAAATTACTACTCTATTAAGAACACAATATAGAAGTCATCGTAAAATTATGGATATTGTTAATAAATTTTATGACGGCTTTCTTAAAGTAGAACAAAATGTTAGTGACCAAAAAGAACACAATCTTATAGTACTGGGTAATAAAAACAAAGAGATTATTAATCAAAATAGCTCTGTGTATTGAATAGACTCAACATATGATGAAAATGATGAAATATTCTTTGAACAGAGAGAAGATAATTCAACAAGTATTTATAATGACTTAGAAGTTGAAATAACCATTAACATGGTATCTAAACTAAATGAGTCTGTTAAAAATTTATCTCTAGATAAAAAACCAACACTAGCAATAATTAGTTTTTATGGTTTACATGTTAAAAAAATAAAAAACAAATTACGAAATCACAAGTTTAAAAATATAGAAATTGTTGTAAATACAGTCGATGATTTTCAAGGGAAAGAGGCAGACTACGTAATAGTTAATATTGTCCGTAATCCTGCCAAGTTATCATCAAAGAGTGGCAGAGAGTTTTTAAAAAAATATGAGCGTATAAATGTCGCCTTTAGTAGAGCGCGAGAGCTTTTAATTATCGTTGGTTCAAAAAGAGCGGTTAATGATATCACAGTTAAAATACCGAAAACTTCAGACCCTAATATCATAAACACACACGAAATATACTCATCAATAATAGACAAAATTGAATATGATGGAAGTTTTTTAACTTTAAAAGATATTTAA
- a CDS encoding AAA family ATPase — translation MSVKKQLEQLKNIIGIKKVIILEGNVDDIYELEGRYVNVHEYLKTVFNEKNFSDIFIYDTNSGLRGSKMSSLILTNEDKKAASNTSYNEFEELFENNKQTDDSSSEVRKPIDFFKVLNKNLNREDDKTIGFIADYTNFVFNEQSMDIEDRFVLTEFSKTLKEFKFVISRIDELTSCVIFITKKINQLPPSFYLDNPEILISTLPKPSREERKQFLSTVKVRISLIDVNEEFENIVDATEGWTIKELSHFVKFTCNFRQTLTFANMMNIYKYGDKVSPWEELNYEKMLSIKSELSKRVIGQDDAIEKVTRVIYKAFTGLTGITYSASRSKPKGTLFFVGPTGTGKTELAKAITKFLFNDEANLIRFDMSEYGQDNADQKLIGAPPGYVGFEGGGQLTNAVKEKPFSVVLFDEIEKASPKIFDKFLQILEDGRLTDNTGQTISFSETFIIFTSNIGAADVSPNQSKEEIFKDFIKKVHNHFTNELNRPELLGRFGNNIVPFNFIKDVSMKAAIIKQKIRPLQMAIYEKYKVELHIDLSNPTILSILLKDADERRGGRDVVNSLESNLVDPLSEFIFENLPSMKPGSKIKTIDTTNKLGFQFYGEY, via the coding sequence ATGAGTGTTAAAAAACAGTTGGAACAATTAAAAAATATTATAGGGATAAAAAAAGTCATCATATTAGAGGGAAATGTTGACGATATTTATGAGTTGGAAGGTAGATATGTAAATGTCCATGAGTACTTAAAAACAGTATTCAATGAGAAAAATTTCTCTGACATATTCATTTATGACACAAACTCTGGTCTAAGAGGAAGCAAAATGAGCTCATTGATATTGACAAATGAAGATAAGAAAGCGGCTTCCAATACAAGTTATAATGAGTTTGAAGAACTTTTTGAAAACAATAAACAAACAGATGATAGTTCTTCAGAAGTGAGAAAGCCAATCGATTTTTTTAAAGTGTTGAATAAAAACTTGAATAGGGAAGATGATAAAACAATCGGTTTCATTGCCGACTACACTAACTTTGTTTTTAATGAACAATCAATGGATATCGAAGATCGATTTGTCCTAACGGAGTTCTCTAAAACTTTAAAAGAGTTTAAGTTTGTTATATCAAGAATAGATGAGTTAACAAGTTGTGTTATATTTATCACAAAAAAAATTAATCAACTTCCGCCAAGTTTTTATTTAGACAATCCAGAAATTTTAATAAGTACTTTACCAAAGCCTAGTAGAGAAGAACGCAAACAGTTTTTAAGTACTGTAAAAGTTAGAATATCATTAATTGATGTCAATGAAGAGTTTGAAAATATAGTAGATGCTACAGAGGGATGAACAATCAAAGAGTTGTCTCACTTTGTAAAATTTACTTGCAATTTCAGACAAACGCTAACATTTGCTAATATGATGAACATATATAAATATGGTGACAAGGTATCTCCTTGGGAAGAATTGAATTATGAGAAAATGTTATCTATCAAAAGTGAGTTGAGCAAACGAGTTATAGGACAAGATGACGCAATTGAAAAAGTTACCAGAGTTATTTACAAAGCTTTCACCGGTTTAACTGGAATAACTTACTCTGCTAGTCGTTCAAAACCTAAGGGAACGTTATTTTTTGTGGGTCCAACAGGTACGGGTAAGACTGAGTTAGCGAAAGCAATAACAAAGTTTTTATTTAATGATGAAGCTAACTTAATTAGATTTGATATGTCTGAGTATGGCCAAGACAACGCAGATCAAAAGTTGATAGGAGCGCCCCCTGGATATGTTGGGTTTGAAGGTGGTGGACAGCTAACAAATGCTGTTAAAGAAAAGCCTTTTAGTGTAGTTTTATTTGATGAGATTGAAAAAGCTAGTCCTAAAATTTTTGATAAGTTTTTACAAATCCTTGAGGATGGTAGACTTACAGATAACACTGGACAAACTATAAGTTTTAGTGAAACATTTATAATATTCACATCAAATATAGGTGCAGCAGACGTATCACCAAATCAGAGCAAAGAGGAAATATTTAAAGACTTCATCAAAAAAGTACACAATCATTTCACAAACGAGTTAAATAGACCCGAGTTATTAGGGAGATTTGGAAATAACATCGTTCCATTCAACTTTATTAAAGATGTTTCAATGAAAGCGGCAATTATAAAACAAAAAATTAGACCACTTCAGATGGCTATATATGAAAAATACAAAGTGGAGCTTCACATAGATCTTTCAAATCCAACAATATTATCAATTTTGTTAAAAGATGCAGATGAAAGAAGAGGTGGGCGTGATGTGGTTAACTCTTTAGAATCAAACCTTGTCGACCCTCTCTCAGAGTTTATTTTTGAGAATTTACCTTCAATGAAACCGGGAAGTAAAATAAAAACAATTGATACTACCAATAAATTAGGTTTCCAATTTTATGGCGAATATTAA